The nucleotide window ATACAGGATACAAAATGAGAGCCCTCCAAAAGCGTTCTACAGCGGGATTGCAATCAGGAAGGCAATCATGGTATTGATTGACGGGGAGTTCGATTCCGTTCCCCCGGCAAGGGTCCGGGCGAACGGTTTTTGTATTTCTCCCCTGACTGCCCCGGACACATCCGAATCCGCCCGATACTGAAAGGCATCGCAGTATGGAATTTACTCTGCTTAAAAAAGACCGCAATTGCTCCGCCCGCCTCGGCATCCTCAGCACGTCGCGCGGAGAGATCCAGACTCCGATCTTCATGCCGGTGGCGACCCATGGCGCCATGAAGCCGCTGACACCCGCCCAGATCGAGGAAACCGGCGCACAGATCATCCTCAGCAACACCTATCATCTGCACCTCCAGCCGGGCGAAGGGCTGGTGAAAAAAGCTGGGGGGCTGCATACGTTCATGGCATGGAACAAGCCGATTCTGACCGATTCCGGCGGATTCCAGGTCTTTTCACTGCCCAACAAGCGCATCACCGAGAATGGTGTTTTCTTCAGGCACGAGATCACCGGGGAGGAAATCTACCTCGACCCGGCCACGGCCACCCGCATCCAGCAGGATCTGGGGGCGGACATCATCATGGCCTTCGACGAATGCATCCCCTACCCCTGCGAGCGCAGCTATGCCGAACAATCCACCCGGAAAACCATCCGCTGGCTCAAGGAGTGCCAAAAGGCCATGGTCGACAACGGCCAGGCGCTGTTCGGCATTGTGCAGGGCAGCGTCTATGAGGATCTGCGGGCCATGTGCGCCAAAGAGATGCGTAAACTGGACCTGCCCGGGTACGCCATCGGCGGGGTTAGCGTCGGGGAAGGGCTGGAGCTGCTCAAAAAGGTGGTGGCCTGGACCGCGCCCCACCTGCCCGAGAACAAGCCGCGCTACCTGATGGGGGTCGGCCTGCCGGAGGACATTCTGGAGAGCGTCGAGCGCGGCATCGACATGTTCGACTGCGTGATCCCGACCCGCTATGCCCGCAGCGCCACGCTCTTTACCCGGAGAGGCAAGATCCGATTGACCAACAAGAACTACAAGCGCGACTTCTACCCGGTTGATCCCAGCTGCAGCTGCTACACCTGCCGAAACTTCAGCCGGGCCTACCTGCACCACCTGTTCGTGGCCAACGAGGTGGTATCGGCGGTACTGTCCGCCATTCACAACGTCCATTTTTACCTGACCATGATGGCCGAGATCAGGGAGGCCATTGCCGAAGGGCGCTTCATGGAATACAAAGGGAAATTCCTGGAGGGATACCGCCAGGGAGAACGGCGGAAGGAGCGCTGATTGCCTGCCCGGTGACTCAGCGCCTGATTTTCTGTTCCAGTTCGAGATCGAGGCTTTTCAGACGCTCCAGGGTCTGGCGCAGTTCCCGGT belongs to Geobacter sp. SVR and includes:
- the tgt gene encoding tRNA guanosine(34) transglycosylase Tgt; this translates as MEFTLLKKDRNCSARLGILSTSRGEIQTPIFMPVATHGAMKPLTPAQIEETGAQIILSNTYHLHLQPGEGLVKKAGGLHTFMAWNKPILTDSGGFQVFSLPNKRITENGVFFRHEITGEEIYLDPATATRIQQDLGADIIMAFDECIPYPCERSYAEQSTRKTIRWLKECQKAMVDNGQALFGIVQGSVYEDLRAMCAKEMRKLDLPGYAIGGVSVGEGLELLKKVVAWTAPHLPENKPRYLMGVGLPEDILESVERGIDMFDCVIPTRYARSATLFTRRGKIRLTNKNYKRDFYPVDPSCSCYTCRNFSRAYLHHLFVANEVVSAVLSAIHNVHFYLTMMAEIREAIAEGRFMEYKGKFLEGYRQGERRKER